TCCTCCCCAAAACTCCTTCATAAACTGGCGATTCTTTTAacatttcatatttcaaattATCCTCTAAATGATCAAAGAGAAGCATTATGGGCTCTTTGCAGTGGAGGACAGCCAAGTTAAAAACTGTCCAGTCTGGGTGGGTGACCGCGATGGGGGTAGTGAAGCAAGAGGATCCTAAGTGCAGGGCCcgctggggctacacagtgagttcaaagttagcctcGGTCAACCTCTGTTTTaagtaaagtttaaaaagaaaggatgagGGAGGGCCTGGGtacagctctgtggtagagtgttCGTCTACTGTGTGTGAAGCCATAGGTTCATCCTCAATACCACAGAGGAACAATTTAGGCAAAATCGTCCAATTAGTGGCAGTTCTGGCAAGATTTCTGATTTTGAACCTACAGTTCGCTACTCAGTGTTGGTTACAGGACATTTGCCGCTGGGGCGGGTCCTGCCAAGGAGATCGCTCGATGTCAGCCGCGCGCTCCACTCTCGCTGTTGGACTTCTCCTGGGGACAGCGCCTCGTGCCCCTCGAGTACTCTGGGCCGGACGAGCAACCTCGCTAACCTGGCCTGAACCGGGGACTCCCGTCCCGTGGCCCACAGTCCGGAATCGCAGGGCCGGGGCCCAGGCTAGGCCCGGGACTCGAGGCCTGCCCTTCTCCTCACCCCGTCCGCTAAACACCTCAGGCCCACCGCGCCGGCGCGTCCCCGCACTCTCCGTTTGGGAGTCACCGGGGCTCGGCGGCCATGGACTGCGCCCACAGAGCCCACCAGCAGGCCGGGCACTCACCCCCGAGACCCAGCCGGCGGAACCGGAAGCAGCTGCTCGTAGACGCTCGGGAATAACTACGTCTCTCAGTTGCCGGGTGCGAGTCTGGTCCTCAGGAAGCTGCTCGATTGGTCCATGGAAGAGGGCCCGCCGCCTTGGGAGCGCGCCGACCAATCAGAGGGAGCGGTGGCTGAGCCGGGGGGCGCGTCGCTTCCGGCGGTTTCCTCAGCTTCTGCGCGGGGAGCTCGGGAGCGTGGGAGTTTTGCGCTGGCCTCCGCCTCCTTTGTCGCGTCTCGGCTGGGCGTGGCTTCGTGCCGCCGGCCCGGCGGGGCGAGCCTGTCAGCGCTGGGGCTGCCGAGCGGGTCCCGGGCGAGGCTGTTTTGGAGGAAGATGCCGTCGCCTCGGATTCTCAAAGGAGCTTGAGGGTTTCGAGGAACCTGAGGGGGCGTGGAAAGGCCTGGCAGCCGCAGCGGAGGCTCTAGGGACTAGTCTCTCCCCTCGAAGTGTCCCCCACCGTGGGGACTTGAAGGAGGACCCCTTCGCTTCCCCACATGGCGTCCCCGCTCAGCACGTCAGATGAGCAGGTGAATTCTGTCGCTGTTTCCCCGCGGGTGCCCTGACCTCCTCGCCACAGGGTCGGACGCGCgggtcctggctctgcctcctcaggtaGCCCTTTCCCCGAGCTGCCTTGGTTCCTAGGCTTACCAGCTTCCTCATTTCGGAAGCACCAGATGGGGAGGAGAGCCCTGGTCAAGGGGTAACGGTTTCCCCAAGTGTCTTGCTGGAATGCTTCTCCCAATGGCAGCTTGCTGGGCTCCACACCTGTTGGACAGTGATGGCAAAGCCCAGGTGATTTTTAACCACACCAAAAGCGCCATGGGGTTGTAGGACCGAGAACGAGATCTTGAAGGGATGGGAGGAGCTGAGGAAGACAGACAAGACTGCCAAGGATGTAGGAAACTCCTGAAAACTATCTCAGGATTCTCACTGGACTGgccagtctttttttctttttccctctttctcctcctcccttacCTAAAGATTTCTCTCCCCAAGAATTGTTCACTCAAATTTTCAGGGAAGGCTACATTCTCACGGTGTACACTCGAGATTCTCACGCTTctgtttcaaaatttatgtcCTCCCCCCCTACTTGTAGAATCCCTCGCTGAAGAATGTTTTACACCAagccttttcttttattctttattttatattggtttttcgaaacagggtttctccgtgtagttttggtgcctgtcctggatctcgagctgtagaccaggctggcctcgaactcagagatcctcctgactcggCCTCCCGACCGGCTcaccttttctttttgatatgtGAAGGGGTTTAGCTCTTTTCAGCCTTCCTAGATTAGCACTCGAACTGACCTGCTAGCTTCTTTACTAACAGAGATCTCCTGTTCCAGGGACCACAGCTGTTTGAAGATCTGGATGTGTATTTTTCTCAAGAGGAATGTGTGAGTCTGCCTCCTGCCCAGAAGACCAACAGCAGAGAAGCCCCACTGGAGTGTTTTGAGGATTTGGACTTGATAGGTAAGACAGTTCTGCATTATGGAACTTTCATCAGTTCTAGGATGAGAATTTTATGACTTGTCCACATTGGTGGTGAAGTGGGACCTGTGTGTgagattcgtgtgtgtgtgtgtgtgtgtgtgtgtgtgtgtgtgtggatttatatggCTATGGCAAGAATTTGGATGACGGAACAAGTTTCAAAGtctgcagtgattttttttttcttagtgtgaGCGCTAGCgcacttgcatgtgtgtgtgagagtgtgaaggccagaggttgatgtcaggtgttctcagtcactctccactctATTTACTGAAGTCTGACTAGCCAGCTTGCCTTGGGATCCCCTATCtccacatcctgagtgctgggataacaggtgggCTACAACATCTACCTGGCTTTtattgggtgctggggattcaaactcctGTCTTTAGTttacacagcaaacattttatctgctaagccatctccggAGCTTTGAAGTGAGTTCTTAAAAGAAACCcagtctacaatggtgaccttGGTTTCACATACTATGGACCAATACTTTGTAATCTCTTGAAATAATTGTTGGAATCAAAGTAGTTTTACTTGAAAAACTTCATTAGTATAGATTATTGTCATTTGCTAAAGATTGGGAACTGATTTTCTCTTAAGGAGGTATTCTGACTTTCCCACTCAAGGAATATGGATGCAGTATCCTTATGCCTGAACAGACATTATGTCTTGTCTAGGGTTGGGTACCTAAACTATTTTTCATAATTCATGGGCTTATATTTTCTACTTCTGTTATGTTCATGTTCTTCTCCACCTTCTCTTGaacatgtttatttatatatttgtttatagtttaaaatgtattatagtataaataaatatatagtatatttttaataGCTCTTTTGCTACTTTCTTTGctgattttattattcatttggtTTCTTGAAaaagggtctctatgtagccctggctgttctggaactccctatgtagtccaggctggccttgaacgcacagagagctaccatctctgcctccaagtattaggattaaaggcatgtggacATGCTAATTATAATCATCTGTATCATTTCTGGATCTATTtctattgattgatttttctccttGTTATGAGTTGTGTGTTCCTTTTCCTTACATGCCTGGCAAAGTTTGACTGGATTTTTAGacattgattattttatatatttgtcttgtatattttaaagatttattttatttttgtgtatatgaatattttgctttcatgtatgtctgtgcaccatgtgtatgcctggtgcctggggacatcagaagagggtgttgggttccatggaactgaaattacagactgttgtgagctgccatgtggctgggaattgaacccagatcctttggaagagcagccagtgctcttaacaactgagccatctctccagcccctaaagatgtgatttaaaaaagaaagaaaatcttcaaCTTGCAATTCGTTGAATCTGCAACTAGAGCCTATGGGTATTTTGTGATGGCTGTATTAGGGAAACTGTTTAACAGGAATTCTTTACCTGGGTTTAGGTTTTGTTCGCCCTCCTTGAGATAAGACAGTCACTGTCAGCAGTCTGTGCACAGCAGCTTTATCATGATCCTTCTTCCTTGAAGGACGAAATCTTAGAGACCCTCTAGGATATAgaactttttaataattttatgcttATTAAAATAGGTGCTTATTAAAATCGTTTTCTTTTCCACTATGTCTAATCTCCATTCCAGTTTTGACTACTCAACTCCCATTTGAGATAATGAAAAATTCCTAAAACCTAAATAGACTAAACAGAAAAAGTACATTTCTAGGCACTGCCTACCAAGATTGTCCTCAGTACCCATCTCACCGAACCCTGTCTTAGAGTCATCCTCTGCTCCTTCTCTTTGCAGATTGACCTAGAACTTGCAGTCCACCCACACAGATAGACTTTTGATTTGGGGAAGCCAGGAGAGCCTGCTGGCTCCTGATTTTGTGTATTATTAGTGTCTGGGTAATACGCTAACCCATTTTCAGTTTCTGGTGTGCTGTGTAACTACTTTAACTTGTTCTTTCTCTAGTATCACTTAAAGGGTGgtgtctgtgttttccttttatcACCAGGAGGGGAAGACAAGACTGAACCCAGTCAGCAGTTAAGCCTAGAGTCTATGGAGCCTGGAGAGCTGTCCCTAGACACGCACTCCACTGCAGCACCCCTCGTGCATTCCTCCGAAAAGTCTGAGGATGACGTTGGAACACATGAAAGGAAAATGTCAGGCGGAACTTTGACTTGCAAGACCAAAGTTATAAGCCTCTTGGTCACCATTGAAAACCAAACCCCATTAGTAGAATTATCTCAATGTTTAGGAGTCAGAGCACTTTCTGATATTATTGAAGTTCCCTGGGAAGAACCCAAAAATGTGTACAAGTGTCCCGACTGTGACCAAAGCTTCAGTGATAACACATACCTTGTTCTGCATCAGAAAATTCATTCACGAGAGAAAAGGTACAAATGTAGTACCTGTGAGAAGACCTTCAGTCACAGAACTAACCTGAGGACACATAAGAGAATCCACACTGGGGAGAAGCCTTACAAGTGTACCAAGTGTGCTGCCAGCTTCCGGCAGCAGTCACACCTGTCCCGACACATGAATAGCCATATAAAGGAGAAACCATATACATGTAATGTATGTGGGAAAGGCTTTATGTGGCTTCCAGGATTGGCAGAACATCAGAAGAGTCATGCTGATAAAAAGTCTTATGAATGTGCTGACCGTGATCAACATTATTGTCAGGAAACAAATCTGGCTTTGCCTGAAAAAACAGGCTCATCAGACACCCCATTCCAGCACGCTCAGTGTGTGAAGAGCTTAGAGCAGCCCTCATACCCTGCTCTTCCTGAGAAGGACCATAAGGAGGACTCTAAGAACTGCAGTATTGACGATGAAGACTTTTTTTCATTCTCCAGATTCAAACCTTTACAATGTCTTGATTGTGACATGACCTTTCCTTGTTTCTCAGAGCTTGTTTCTCATCAAACCATTCATGACATGGAAAAACCTCATAAGTGTAAAACATGTGCAAAAACTTTTGCTTTAGAATCAGAACTTGCATCCCATGAGAAGAACCACATAAAGGAAGAACCTTTCAAATGTACGGTGTGTGGGAAGAGCTTTAGAGTGAATATGCATCTCATCACTCATAAACGAACCCATAGGAGAAACACCAAGTAAATACAAGCTTTTGCTACTGTGTGGGCTTTTCAGTATCTTTATGATGGGAAACACTTTATGTGTGGGGCactatgctaagcaagcactttacacacATTCCATGGAATGAAGGCAGTATTATTTATTACATCTGATTTAGAACTGAGGAGACATAGTTACACAAATGGCATGTGAAGCCAGGATTTAAACTCAGTTACTGATCAAATTCCATTTATATGAGCCAGAGAAACATAACTTGTAAAATTCAGTTTTTGACTGCTgggtggtggcttatgcctttaatcccagcacttaggcagcAGAAACAGGATCTCTGTtaggtagaggccagcctggtctacatagtgatttccaggacagccaaagctacatagtgggactcattctcaaaaaaacaaaacacaaaataattcaGTTTTTGTTAAAATGAAGTTATtgctacaatttttttaaaaaaatttggttTCTAAGAATTTTAGGAagaggaaattttatttatttatttatttttttgccagtTCTGTATATGTAGTATCTAGGAAAgtgaaatgtttttatatttgcttttataCTTTTCTTGTTAAAACTATTTCAGTGTAATGTTTAtgtggaatattttgttttaaatgtgaatttcTAGTTTAGGACTCCATATAAAGTTACCAAATGGgccaactttgttttgttttttttttaagtgtgtatgtgggttcttgctgtgtagcctaggctggcctcaacatcattattttcctgtttccatctcccaagtgctaggattactggtATGTGCCACTATATCCAGCTAGTTAACAACTGGATGACAGTATTTATGGATTTCCCATTTTCAGACCTGATGGCAGGGGCAGGTCCTGACATTCTCTAGCAGTTAGACTTTGGTGGGGTATACTTGTTCCTCCCTAAGGGGATTTGCTTTTAGATTTCCACTGAAGCACACTCCTGGCTGGTTATATAGTTAGAACTACTTTTTAGAGAGCATGCTAAATAGTGTGggtatattattttgtataaCCTTCAAACAAATCTGAGAGAAGGGATTAtccatgttttataaataaactGAAGCTTTCAGAGGGTAAAGTCAGTACTTCATTAAGCACACAAAACATCACACTGTGATGAGGTTGATATCTAAATTCAAGGGTTCTGTAATTCCTGATGTCATGCATTTTGTGACACCACTATCTGTTGGTATTTGTGCCAGAAGTTTTGGAGACAGTGACACTGGACAGGGAGGGGAATGACAGTCATCATGGAGGCTGCCCTAGGACTTACTACCTGAAGCCTAGTATGTCCTTATTTTTATCCAAAGCTTGATTTCATTACTCTTAAAAAAGCAACAGAAGACTCTCTATTGAATTTCTTGTCACTATATcaaatcagagattttttttttttctattttgagacagggtttttactgtattgctctggctgtccaggaactcacactgtagaccaggctggcctcaaactcagagatctgcctctgcctcctgagtgctggaattaaaggtgtatgcaacCACAAACTggctagagattttttttttattataacatttcCTGTCCATCtccaaagaaaaaatatatataggatTATTGAATTTTGAACCAAAATAATTGATAACAAATATGCCTTTAGGTACTGGTATTACAGATAAATATTAGAACAAAATATTGTCATTGTTCTACACTATATGACAACCAAAGAATGTTTTAAGTATACATTCTTACAGAACTACACTTTACAACAAAAGTGATTATATACCTATCAGTAAAACTATCTATATGGTCTTTTGGCTAGTATGCAAGTATGATTTCATTTTATCTAAATGGACtgtaaaaaatataatatttactAAAACGGAATTACTGCTAGGAAATTTCATGCACAAAATATAAAACCCTCTTGAGGGTCAGTGGCTAAAATGTAGTACCTTCTAACAGAAGAGCAGGTTGAGAATTTTATGTACAAAAAAATGCCAGCCATGCGACTAAGCTCTTAATATTTACTAGAGGCGGGATGATCACTGTTGTTGAGTGAGAAAAACTTAAGTCAACAGCCTTGCCTCATCTGTCGTCCCTTTCCTGGAGAGCACTATTTCAACTTATCCACAGTTGAGACTGTGTGGCCTGTATGTCAAGGTTAGACTTGGCTGTTTCTCCACATTTAGGCTATAAAGCATCATTGTGTCAGGATTTGGGGCCTCACATTTAAATTGGCCTTCTGGTCTCCAGCCTTTGGTCAAAGATGCTTTGAATTGTACTGAAAGGTAGTCTCAAGTCTTTAGCTAACTCTAGGATATAACGGTGGTTGATAACAGCAACAAGAGCATTAGTTTCCTACTCTTCTGCTTCTCAGAGGGGGAACTGGTATGCCCTTATCAGCTCTCATATTTGAGTGAAGACTGAAGAATGGGGAATGGAATTGGGCGGGGGGGGAAGGCCCTTACTAATAGGGTTGGTACAGAAAGGTATTGGAAGGTACCTGGACAAAATGTGGCTAATATAACAAATGGAAGTTGTCAGacacacacccttttttttttccttctaagaaAATACAAAAGGTGAGTTTTATGCTGCACATCTTAACATGGAAACCCACACTTCTAGTTAGAGCTCTATTCACAATTTATCTCTCAGTGTTTGTAGTTTTCTGCATTCTCCAGATTTTGAAAGATTACCcacaaaagatgagaaaaaaggCATTTTTACAAAAATCATTACTATATGTGAGAGTAATTAAATGGCCTGTGGTGAAATATTATTAGTGACTGGTttgcagaaaaaaggaaaataatgaatgTTAGTTACTGTGAAATAGgtatatttttagttatttttttttattgtgtactTGTTCCTAAAAACATTAGTAGTATGTCATTCTCAAGCTGCTCTGCCCCTAAGGAGTTGAAGGAAGAACTCTGTGTGCCAGTGGTATTTGGGCTATTTTTATGATAATGGCTTTTTCATCCTCCTAATTATATTGCCAACTAGAGTAGATTCCAAAAGATTGGTTGCTCTTAACCCAGGATATTAGCAAGTCATGTTAGGTGCTAATAACAATTATTGGATACAGTTCATAAAGGGATAAGAAAATGGAATGTAAGAGTCTATTGCTATGAATGGTTAGCTAACTACATATTGTAGGAGGGATGTTGACTCTATGAAGTGGAAACTTGGTACTGAAAACATGAACTCAAACTTCATGGGTTTTGTTGATGCTGTGATGAAAATGTGACTAAAACAGTTCTTTAACATAACTTGGAACTTGGGGATACCAAGTTCTGTTAAACTGTCATCATTGATGACAACAACATTTCCCAGTGGAATTTAGATGCTAGTGTTTGCACTTTGTATTTAGGTGATGTTAGATTTTGTTGTTGAAGGAGTTGAACTCAAAATATTTTGTCTAGAATTGTGCTGCTACAAATACCAATCTGTTCATATGTCCCTGTAACCCTGAAGACAGCTGGCCCAGTAACCCAGGCAGTTAAATGGCCTTTTTGTCTTTGATGCCTGAAGTTCCATAAAATTAAGTAGTAGTGTTCTGGTGACTGTAATGTAAGATGCCAAACAATCTGAAAAGATACATTTTGCTTTAAATAATCTCtaatttattgtatatgtattcAAAGGGAGGTGTAGGTTAtatagcttctttaaaaaaagaacctattTTGAATGTTGCAGGGATCTCATTAGGAAACTgcttttgctttatttgtttaaaaGGTAAATTATGTTTAAGTGTGTATATTTAACTGTTTTAGTCTTGTATATTATGAGAACTATTTATGTGATATAAAAATAACTATTACCTATCTTTCCAAGGCTAACTACAGGTGTTTTGTCCCTTTGAATTGAGATCCTTGTCTGCAAGAACTGTCTAGGGAGAAAGGGAATACAACATATTCATTTATATAAACTTATGAATATTCTACTATGTCTAGTTATTTTGATGCCTAGTTAATAGGTTTTCTGTGTGTACTTCTGTTTAACGTTTCAGCTTACTGTTTTACTGTTTTTGATGAATTCTCGTTGGTCTTAGCTCTAGATTGAAGTTTCTAAATTGTGATTGTGCGTATCTGATGTGCAATTTATCAtccaataaatgttatttttatgatGATGGCAAGGCtgtgaacttttaaaatgtattcttcagTGATTTTAGGTTGCAGTAAAGTTAAGGCTAATTCGAAAAGGCTAATTGGATAGTAGTTTAGAGAATGTGAATGAATTACCTTACCCACTTGATAAAGGAAACAACATGTCTTGTTCACTGGAATTCAGTGTAAGGTTCCAGCATTATTTTAAGACAGCACTAGATGTCTACCTACCTTCCAGTCTTCAGTAGCAGTATAGGACCAAGTATCTCTAGCTCCACCGGGTAGCGGTTGTCTAAACAGACCCAGCTGGGAAGGAATATGGTAAGtggtttttccttttggtttccgGTGGCCTCGAAGTGATCCTAGGCTGGCTAAGCAGCTACCAGCAGTACAGGTTGGAACTGATGCTTACCAGATGCTATTTGCCTCACCAGGCGGGCAGGAAGCCGGAAGCTGAGGTCACTTCCAGTGTCCACTTCCATCTGTATTTTGCACACTGCCCTGGCTTTTGGGGCTAGGTATCTAGCGGTGGAGTTTGCTAAGGCATTGTCTGCCCTGTGGCCACCCAGCAACTCTAGGGTCTCAGCAGAAACTAGGCTATGGACAGAGATGTGAGGTTAATAACTGAGGTTATTCCGGGCTAAGTCTGAGTGCGTCTGTGCAAGGGTAGTGCGTTGAGGCTATAAAGACCTCATCTCCATGCTGCAATGGAGGCAAGGACCATGTTGGACCAGAGGAAGCAGCTTTGTCCCCTCAGCTTCTTGCTTGCTCTGGGTAGAGCATTTTCTCTGGAACCTACGTCAGCAGCTTACTTTTGCTACATCTGCTGCTTGATTGACTTTGAGATTGTTTTTGTTACGTTGCCCAGACTAACCTTTACCTCATGTCCTCAAGCTGTCCTGATCCTCCCGCATACCCCTCTAGAATAGCTGAACTGGAAGCACAGCTAGTTCCTTGGAGCATTGTACTATCTAATGTGCTTCTGGTTAGTCACAGTGTGTACTTGGCTCACCTTGAGTAAATGGTTTCCCCTGAATGATTTTAGTCACGTGTATGATGGCACTGACTTATCTGATGTCAGTCcagttttctcctctctgttgcaCTCAAGTCCAGTAGTCAAGTACCTGAGATATCCTCCTTTGAACATTTTTGATAAATCCAAATACCTGTCCAAAACTGCGCATGCAtttagcctctgcctccagcacaTGGTACGCCATCCACAC
This Peromyscus maniculatus bairdii isolate BWxNUB_F1_BW_parent chromosome 8, HU_Pman_BW_mat_3.1, whole genome shotgun sequence DNA region includes the following protein-coding sequences:
- the Znf597 gene encoding zinc finger protein 597 isoform X1 is translated as MASPLSTSDEQGPQLFEDLDVYFSQEECVSLPPAQKTNSREAPLECFEDLDLIGGEDKTEPSQQLSLESMEPGELSLDTHSTAAPLVHSSEKSEDDVGTHERKMSGGTLTCKTKVISLLVTIENQTPLVELSQCLGVRALSDIIEVPWEEPKNVYKCPDCDQSFSDNTYLVLHQKIHSREKRYKCSTCEKTFSHRTNLRTHKRIHTGEKPYKCTKCAASFRQQSHLSRHMNSHIKEKPYTCNVCGKGFMWLPGLAEHQKSHADKKSYECADRDQHYCQETNLALPEKTGSSDTPFQHAQCVKSLEQPSYPALPEKDHKEDSKNCSIDDEDFFSFSRFKPLQCLDCDMTFPCFSELVSHQTIHDMEKPHKCKTCAKTFALESELASHEKNHIKEEPFKCTVCGKSFRVNMHLITHKRTHRRNTK
- the Znf597 gene encoding zinc finger protein 597 isoform X2, whose translation is MSAARSTLAVGLLLGTAPRAPRVLWAGRATSLTWPEPGTPVPWPTVRNRRAGAQARPGTRGLPFSSPRPLNTSGPPRRRVPALSVWESPGLGGHGLRPQSPPAGRALTPETQPAEPEAAARRRSGITTSLSCRVRVWSSGSCSIGPWKRARRLGSAPTNQRERWLSRGARRFRRFPQLLRGELGSVGVLRWPPPPLSRLGWAWLRAAGPAGRACQRWGCRAGPGRGCFGGRCRRLGFSKELEGFEEPEGAWKGLAAAAEALGTSLSPRSVPHRGDLKEDPFASPHGVPAQHVR